A DNA window from Bacteroidota bacterium contains the following coding sequences:
- a CDS encoding nucleotidyltransferase domain-containing protein: protein MVDVINDITERLIETPEIERVVLFGSRARADHDPRSDIDLAIECPSASRDLWQRIRDMVEATRTLLFIDVVRLDTAPAALKAKVREEGVVLYER, encoded by the coding sequence ATGGTTGATGTAATTAATGATATCACCGAACGACTCATCGAGACGCCCGAAATAGAGCGGGTAGTCTTATTTGGTTCGCGGGCAAGGGCTGACCATGACCCGCGTTCTGATATAGACCTGGCCATTGAGTGCCCGTCGGCTTCGCGCGATCTGTGGCAGCGAATTCGCGATATGGTAGAAGCAACGCGCACACTGCTTTTTATCGATGTCGTGCGACTGGATACAGCGCCGGCGGCTTTAAAAGCAAAGGTAAGAGAGGAAGGGGTTGTGCTTTATGAGCGCTGA
- a CDS encoding YdeI/OmpD-associated family protein produces MPEFVFEALHAHGLMDAYKARPPYQQNDYVGWITRAKRAQTVQKRLNQMLDELERGDKYMKMPYRQK; encoded by the coding sequence ATGCCTGAATTTGTATTCGAGGCCTTGCATGCGCACGGGCTGATGGATGCTTACAAAGCGCGGCCGCCCTATCAGCAAAACGATTATGTCGGGTGGATAACGCGCGCAAAAAGAGCGCAGACTGTGCAGAAGCGATTGAACCAAATGCTCGATGAACTGGAACGCGGCGACAAATACATGAAAATGCCGTATCGGCAGAAATGA